In Candidatus Binataceae bacterium, the following proteins share a genomic window:
- the flgA gene encoding flagellar basal body P-ring formation chaperone FlgA: MASSAFKFAVAAALAISLIAPAEADADTVTPVAAVLAAQPAASSAHPGASAPTTAAPPLPDLNAALVARVTPLMPPGVTLQAVTLGCDPPAGATLADVAPGMTQLQSRSLTVVLTHDGATTACTAIVAAQRQVLVAARDIAAGEAVATSDFQAQAVEAFSAAPNALEQLPRTSMVAANPIRAGQPLYAYQLIRPLAIHPGDLVIVTISNGPVTVRAQLQSNSAASVGDTATVINPESGAPVGVTVTGVKTAELVMP; this comes from the coding sequence ATGGCCTCGTCCGCGTTTAAGTTCGCCGTCGCGGCTGCTCTCGCGATCAGCCTGATCGCGCCGGCGGAGGCGGATGCGGATACGGTCACCCCCGTCGCGGCGGTATTGGCCGCTCAGCCCGCGGCGTCATCGGCGCATCCTGGGGCATCAGCGCCGACTACCGCAGCGCCGCCGCTCCCCGATTTGAACGCGGCGCTCGTTGCCCGCGTTACACCCCTGATGCCGCCCGGCGTAACTCTCCAGGCCGTCACGCTCGGCTGCGACCCGCCCGCCGGCGCCACTCTGGCTGACGTCGCGCCCGGCATGACGCAGCTACAATCCCGCAGCTTGACAGTGGTGCTGACGCACGACGGGGCCACAACGGCCTGCACCGCTATCGTTGCAGCCCAACGACAGGTGCTGGTCGCCGCGCGCGATATCGCGGCTGGCGAGGCGGTCGCCACCAGCGACTTCCAGGCGCAAGCCGTCGAGGCCTTCTCGGCCGCTCCCAATGCGCTCGAACAATTGCCGCGCACGAGCATGGTCGCCGCCAACCCGATCCGCGCCGGCCAGCCGCTCTACGCCTACCAGCTCATCCGTCCACTCGCGATCCATCCGGGCGATCTCGTCATCGTGACGATCAGCAATGGTCCAGTCACCGTGCGCGCACAGTTGCAATCCAACTCCGCCGCCAGCGTCGGTGATACGGCGACGGTAATCAATCCTGAAAGCGGCGCGCCAGTCGGCGTTACGGTCACCGGCGTCAAGACCGCGGAACTGGTGATGCCATGA
- a CDS encoding flagellar biosynthesis anti-sigma factor FlgM, producing MSNSINGLSVAPSATQLDAAATTAAAPVNGAAPVRDTAGAAGPGPSPSAPADRTTLSPLGLLLGSASSAVASLSSFRSERVMQLRSALADGIIGRT from the coding sequence ATGTCGAACTCCATTAATGGCCTGAGTGTTGCCCCGTCGGCGACGCAACTCGACGCGGCTGCGACCACCGCGGCGGCGCCGGTTAATGGCGCGGCGCCGGTTCGCGACACTGCCGGCGCAGCTGGCCCCGGGCCCTCCCCGAGCGCGCCGGCGGACCGCACGACGCTCTCACCGCTGGGACTGCTCCTCGGCTCGGCGAGCAGCGCGGTGGCGTCACTATCGTCGTTTCGCTCGGAGCGGGTGATGCAGCTGCGCTCGGCCTTGGCCGACGGCATTATCGGCCGGACTTAA
- a CDS encoding flagellar basal body P-ring protein FlgI: MKITGIVVFLLFMAIGYVWALDQGDQADPRLLPPPSAQALEARYVAPGGGLLGFQHGNDGNYAPLATLAHIHGIRINHLLGHGLTVGLQNSGDSQQTLLSIQFLLNTLRHESITLPAALNPANIQVRNLAAVMVTADIPPFARVGARIDVLASTMGDARSLQGGTLLMTPLRGADGEVYALAQGPISVEGYFANASGGASERKNFQTAGQVPGGATVERAIPNDFSALRKLELDFEDPSAAVAAHAAGAIIGKFPDAHTAILDPGTIEVELPAWMSPVTFAAAMDSIMVAAGQSDRVVVDERTGTIVVGGRVSVGRAAISHGNLTITIEPKVDVSQPGPLSGGTTVVTKTSSVKVNEDPGEFFMLPQGATVEQIAETLNAVGSKPGDVIAIFEGLRAAGALRGELIIR, translated from the coding sequence ATGAAAATCACGGGTATCGTCGTTTTTTTGCTCTTTATGGCGATCGGCTACGTCTGGGCGCTTGATCAGGGCGACCAGGCGGACCCGCGATTGTTGCCGCCGCCATCCGCGCAGGCGCTCGAGGCGCGCTACGTCGCGCCGGGCGGCGGTCTGCTCGGCTTTCAACATGGCAACGACGGCAATTACGCGCCGCTCGCCACGCTCGCCCATATCCACGGTATTCGCATCAACCATCTGCTCGGCCATGGCCTAACGGTCGGGCTGCAAAACAGCGGCGATTCGCAGCAGACACTGCTCTCAATCCAGTTTCTGCTCAACACGCTCCGCCATGAGAGCATCACGCTGCCCGCGGCGCTCAATCCCGCGAATATTCAGGTACGTAATCTGGCGGCCGTGATGGTCACCGCGGATATTCCACCCTTCGCCCGGGTCGGCGCGCGAATCGACGTGCTGGCCTCGACGATGGGCGACGCGCGCTCGCTGCAGGGCGGGACCCTGCTGATGACCCCGCTGCGCGGCGCCGACGGCGAGGTCTATGCGCTCGCGCAGGGACCGATCTCGGTCGAAGGCTATTTCGCCAACGCCTCGGGCGGCGCTTCCGAGCGCAAAAACTTTCAGACCGCCGGCCAGGTCCCCGGTGGCGCGACGGTTGAACGCGCGATCCCCAATGATTTTTCCGCCCTGCGCAAGCTGGAACTCGACTTCGAGGATCCCAGCGCCGCGGTCGCCGCCCATGCCGCCGGCGCGATCATCGGCAAGTTCCCCGACGCCCATACCGCGATTCTCGATCCCGGCACGATCGAGGTCGAGCTCCCGGCCTGGATGTCGCCCGTCACCTTCGCCGCGGCGATGGACTCCATCATGGTCGCGGCCGGCCAATCCGATCGCGTCGTGGTCGACGAGCGCACCGGCACGATCGTGGTCGGCGGCCGGGTCAGCGTCGGCCGCGCGGCGATCAGCCATGGCAATCTGACCATCACCATCGAACCCAAAGTCGACGTCTCGCAGCCCGGGCCGCTCAGCGGCGGCACGACCGTCGTGACCAAAACTTCCAGCGTCAAGGTCAACGAAGATCCGGGCGAATTTTTTATGCTGCCGCAAGGCGCCACTGTCGAGCAGATCGCGGAAACGCTCAACGCGGTCGGCAGCAAGCCCGGCGACGTCATCGCGATTTTCGAGGGGCTGCGCGCCGCCGGCGCGCTGCGTGGCGAGCTGATCATTCGCTGA
- the flgK gene encoding flagellar hook-associated protein FlgK, with protein sequence MSVNITSVAVSGIAAAEAEIAATESNISNASNPNYSAESVVLAAAPGAQGQGIGVEVLGTQRAQAPFLTGQIDSAQSSASFNQAFTQATTLAQNYISPSGGTDLSGYLQDLFNSFTTLSASPTDPSARTAAISAATNFAQASATLSGNLQQTAGDQLAQLGTLVSQVNNITQQVAALNSQVQSTQAQGGSAAALLDQRDGLVAQLSQLIGATADSAGNVTVNGVPLVSGANALTLSTTGTGVNVGLQVTLTHGTLPLQPAQLGGSIGGVISGAASVLQAQSSLNGFATSVAGAINSVYSTGYGLDGSTGNTLFVVPGTSGAPISINPAVTEQNFAAAASAAGVPGDGSNAAALANLAAATNLDSAAPSETLGQAFTAIASQFGSTVANATTNQQQATATLTSLQTLQSSITGVSLNDQLTHLVQYQNALEAAGRALQSANDITQYLIQVSSQ encoded by the coding sequence ATGTCGGTTAATATCACTTCCGTTGCGGTTAGCGGGATTGCCGCGGCCGAGGCCGAAATCGCCGCCACCGAGTCCAATATCAGCAACGCTTCCAATCCGAACTACTCGGCGGAATCGGTAGTGCTGGCCGCCGCCCCCGGCGCACAAGGCCAGGGGATCGGCGTCGAGGTGCTGGGGACGCAGCGCGCGCAGGCGCCCTTCCTCACCGGTCAGATCGATAGCGCGCAGTCCTCGGCGAGCTTCAATCAGGCCTTCACCCAAGCCACCACGCTGGCGCAGAACTATATCTCGCCGAGCGGCGGCACGGACCTCTCCGGCTATCTGCAGGATCTTTTTAATTCCTTCACGACGTTGTCCGCTTCACCGACCGATCCGAGCGCCCGCACCGCGGCGATTAGCGCCGCCACCAACTTTGCCCAGGCCTCCGCGACGCTCTCCGGCAATCTGCAGCAGACGGCCGGCGATCAGCTCGCACAGCTCGGCACGCTGGTCTCGCAGGTGAACAATATTACCCAGCAGGTCGCGGCACTAAATTCGCAGGTTCAGTCCACCCAGGCGCAGGGCGGCAGCGCCGCGGCGCTGCTCGATCAGCGTGACGGCCTGGTCGCCCAGTTGTCCCAGTTGATTGGCGCCACCGCCGATTCGGCCGGCAACGTAACCGTCAATGGCGTGCCGCTGGTCAGCGGCGCCAACGCGCTCACGCTCAGCACCACCGGCACCGGCGTTAATGTCGGCCTGCAGGTCACGCTCACGCACGGGACGTTGCCGCTGCAACCCGCGCAGCTCGGCGGAAGTATCGGCGGCGTCATCTCCGGCGCCGCGAGCGTGCTGCAGGCGCAGAGCAGCCTCAACGGCTTCGCGACTTCCGTTGCCGGCGCGATCAATTCAGTTTATTCGACCGGCTATGGCCTCGACGGCTCGACCGGCAACACGCTCTTTGTCGTGCCCGGAACGTCGGGCGCGCCCATCTCGATCAACCCGGCCGTCACCGAGCAGAACTTCGCCGCCGCCGCGAGCGCCGCCGGCGTCCCCGGCGACGGCTCCAATGCCGCCGCGCTCGCCAATCTGGCCGCGGCCACCAACCTCGATTCTGCGGCGCCGTCGGAAACCCTGGGCCAGGCCTTTACCGCAATCGCCTCGCAGTTCGGCTCGACCGTCGCCAACGCCACCACCAATCAACAGCAGGCGACCGCCACGCTGACTTCCTTGCAAACCCTCCAGAGCTCGATCACCGGCGTCTCACTCAATGACCAGTTGACGCATCTCGTCCAGTATCAGAACGCCCTGGAAGCCGCCGGGCGCGCCTTACAAAGCGCCAACGACATCACCCAATATCTCATTCAAGTGAGTAGCCAGTGA
- a CDS encoding EscU/YscU/HrcU family type III secretion system export apparatus switch protein — MAERDEKIFPALPQKRQRAREQGNVARSRDLTGALVLAFAASAAAGALGLIGSTALRAFRQAFAAGTTGRLGDTTAAALLPPLMLVAAGTGLLAAVALLASAAQGGIVFAPARLAPDWKRLNPLSYFGRIFAVAGLIELGKAAAKIVLIALLGWETAYWALTAGFNSGSIDQSLGVMAAAVRRLLGWSAVIAVVTGAADYAHKRYEHETELRMTRQEFRDELKQEEGNPQVKRAIRRAMRMSAKRVRGIHQAATATVVLTNPTHYAVALRYRRGFDPAPQCVAKGAGERAHRLVAIARMAAVPIMPNPILARGLFRAVEVGDQIPRHFYRAVAEVLGMILRAEAARHQASSPSPQPAGQRPQVRGQEA, encoded by the coding sequence ATGGCTGAGCGCGACGAAAAGATTTTCCCGGCGCTGCCGCAAAAGCGCCAGCGCGCGCGCGAGCAGGGCAACGTCGCGCGCAGCCGCGATCTAACCGGGGCGCTCGTGCTGGCCTTCGCCGCCAGCGCCGCGGCCGGCGCGCTTGGCCTGATCGGTAGCACCGCGCTGCGCGCCTTCCGCCAGGCCTTCGCAGCCGGAACTACGGGCCGACTCGGCGATACGACGGCGGCGGCGCTGTTGCCGCCGCTGATGCTCGTGGCCGCCGGCACGGGCCTGCTCGCCGCGGTCGCGCTGCTCGCCAGCGCCGCTCAGGGCGGGATCGTCTTCGCGCCTGCGCGGCTCGCCCCCGATTGGAAGCGGCTCAATCCGCTGAGCTATTTCGGCCGCATCTTTGCCGTCGCCGGCTTGATCGAACTCGGCAAGGCTGCGGCCAAAATCGTCTTGATCGCACTGCTTGGCTGGGAGACCGCCTACTGGGCGCTCACTGCCGGCTTCAACAGCGGGAGCATCGATCAGAGCCTCGGCGTGATGGCTGCGGCGGTCCGCCGGCTGCTCGGCTGGAGCGCCGTGATCGCGGTCGTCACCGGCGCCGCCGACTACGCGCACAAGCGCTACGAGCACGAGACCGAGCTGCGCATGACGCGGCAGGAATTCCGCGACGAGCTCAAGCAGGAAGAGGGCAATCCGCAGGTCAAGCGCGCGATCCGCCGCGCCATGCGCATGAGCGCCAAGCGCGTGCGCGGCATCCATCAGGCGGCGACGGCGACCGTCGTGCTCACCAATCCGACCCATTACGCGGTGGCGCTGCGCTATCGCCGCGGCTTCGACCCGGCGCCGCAGTGCGTCGCCAAGGGCGCCGGTGAGCGTGCTCATCGGCTGGTCGCGATCGCGCGGATGGCCGCAGTGCCGATCATGCCGAATCCCATCCTGGCCCGCGGCCTGTTTCGCGCTGTCGAAGTCGGCGATCAGATTCCGCGCCACTTCTACCGCGCCGTCGCCGAGGTCCTCGGCATGATTCTGCGCGCCGAAGCGGCCCGCCACCAGGCCTCGTCGCCATCGCCGCAGCCGGCCGGACAAAGACCGCAAGTCCGGGGACAGGAAGCCTGA
- the flgG gene encoding flagellar basal-body rod protein FlgG: MLQALSIAATGMQAQETRIQVISNNLANASTPGFKVSRARFQDLLYVSTRQAGTQSSQVSYVPTGEKVGLGTKTAAVDQIFTEGELNNTGNPLDVAIQGDGFFQISRPDGSLAYTRDGSFRLDQNGRLVTLDGYATLPGISVPQGAQNLTIGPDGTISVQVGTQSTPTQVGQLQIVRFINPAGLQPLGQNLYAQSQAAGSPQTGIAGQNGFGSVSQGFLEMPNESTVQELVELIEAQRAYEAGSKAVQESDQMQSIANGLVRV, from the coding sequence GTGCTACAGGCTTTATCTATCGCGGCGACCGGTATGCAGGCGCAAGAAACCCGCATCCAGGTCATTTCCAACAATCTGGCTAACGCCTCCACCCCGGGCTTCAAGGTCTCGCGCGCGCGCTTTCAGGATTTGCTCTATGTCAGCACGCGGCAGGCCGGCACGCAGTCGTCGCAGGTCAGCTATGTGCCCACCGGTGAGAAAGTTGGACTCGGGACCAAGACCGCCGCAGTCGACCAGATTTTTACCGAGGGCGAGCTCAACAACACCGGTAATCCGCTCGACGTCGCGATTCAGGGCGACGGGTTTTTTCAAATTTCGAGGCCCGACGGTTCGCTCGCCTACACCCGCGACGGCAGCTTCCGACTCGACCAGAACGGCCGCCTCGTCACGCTCGACGGCTACGCGACCCTGCCCGGGATCAGCGTGCCGCAAGGCGCGCAGAATCTGACGATTGGCCCCGACGGCACGATCTCGGTGCAGGTCGGCACGCAAAGCACGCCCACGCAGGTTGGCCAATTGCAGATCGTCCGCTTTATCAATCCGGCCGGCCTTCAACCACTCGGACAAAACCTTTATGCGCAATCTCAGGCCGCCGGCTCGCCGCAGACCGGTATCGCCGGCCAGAACGGCTTCGGCTCGGTCTCCCAGGGTTTCCTTGAGATGCCCAATGAAAGCACCGTGCAGGAGTTGGTTGAGCTGATCGAGGCGCAGCGCGCCTACGAGGCCGGCTCCAAGGCGGTGCAGGAATCCGACCAGATGCAGAGTATCGCCAATGGCCTCGTCCGCGTTTAA
- a CDS encoding sigma-70 family RNA polymerase sigma factor has translation MSPNRFKEYADAAPETAPAATELSPAEIATLVENYLPLVVSQADRVWLSSRIGLTRDDLVSAGCFGLLLAARRFDPSRGVGFGVFARSHVHGALMREISTAMKASGANVDDVLALPGEPIEPDSLPADDSAGGAEHAQSAEVRNLMECLLTEGERTLLALYFFEELSLAEVAAVSGSSESTAARAIKAALAKLKAALAEGDYR, from the coding sequence ATGAGCCCGAATCGTTTCAAGGAATACGCCGACGCAGCGCCCGAAACCGCGCCCGCTGCGACCGAACTCAGCCCCGCGGAAATCGCCACGCTGGTCGAGAACTATCTGCCGCTGGTGGTCAGCCAGGCCGATCGTGTCTGGCTCTCCTCCCGCATCGGCTTGACCCGCGATGATCTGGTCTCGGCCGGATGCTTCGGGCTGCTGCTGGCCGCGCGCCGCTTCGATCCCAGCCGCGGCGTCGGCTTTGGCGTCTTTGCCCGTTCGCACGTGCATGGCGCCTTGATGCGCGAGATTAGCACCGCGATGAAAGCCTCAGGCGCGAACGTTGACGACGTGCTGGCGCTGCCCGGCGAACCGATCGAACCCGATTCACTGCCCGCCGACGACAGCGCTGGCGGCGCGGAACATGCCCAGAGCGCCGAAGTGCGGAACTTGATGGAGTGCCTGCTGACCGAAGGCGAACGCACGCTGCTCGCGCTCTATTTTTTCGAGGAACTCAGTCTGGCCGAAGTCGCCGCGGTCAGCGGCAGTTCCGAAAGCACTGCCGCGCGCGCAATCAAGGCGGCGTTGGCCAAGCTCAAGGCCGCCCTCGCCGAAGGAGACTATCGATGA
- a CDS encoding flagellar biosynthesis protein FlhA — protein sequence MPTNRLISASELALPATAMLVLAGMLAPIGATLLDVLLSFSLALSIVVLVVSASNRRALDFSAFPTVLLVATLLRLSLNVASTRLILLHGNLGAAAAGTVIESFGRVVVGDNYAVGIVVFVVLAIINFAVVTKGASRVAEVAARFTLDAMPGKQMAIDADLNAGIVGEEEARRRRRELAREADFYAAMDGIGKFVRGDAVAAILIMAINLIAGLFIGVIEKGLSVGDALHTYTILTVGDGLAAQIPALLTSTAAGVIVSRTAGDLDLPNTIGKDLFQNTAAMFSAGGLLALIGLMPGLPHIPFLAIAGGLIALGFRARTMATAAAAEGAVVKPKAADQAVSPWPDILRLELGSALIPFVNEPWKLADKIQALRPKIRDELGITLPAVRIVDNLALDQHTYRISLRGAEAARGSIRATMSLAIPGPKGPSPAVKGLDTTEPAFGLPALWVAGEQITNARLAGYAVVDALTAMVTHFAEIVRANAAEILTRKDVEGMLEAAQKVVPRIVEELSGVSIHLGSVYRVLQLLLAQRIPIRDLPVILEALAAEGPSSKDPAELAERIRPLIGRAICESLRRPDGVLPILVVDPLLEEPFFAAASADQKMLTDPQVLRTATEAVHKATGEAAAKAGEMPAVVVSPQIRRIFERVARRASRHIVVLGATDIPAGVEPTIVGRIG from the coding sequence ATGCCGACGAACCGACTCATCTCCGCGTCCGAGCTGGCGCTGCCGGCCACCGCGATGCTCGTGCTGGCCGGGATGCTCGCGCCGATCGGCGCAACTCTACTCGACGTCCTGCTGTCGTTTTCGCTGGCCCTTTCGATAGTTGTGCTGGTGGTCTCGGCCTCGAATCGGCGCGCGCTCGATTTCTCGGCCTTTCCGACCGTCCTGCTGGTGGCGACGCTGCTGCGGCTCTCGCTCAACGTCGCCTCGACCCGGCTTATTCTGCTGCACGGTAATCTCGGCGCGGCCGCCGCCGGCACGGTAATCGAGTCCTTCGGCCGGGTCGTGGTCGGCGATAACTACGCGGTCGGAATCGTCGTTTTCGTCGTCCTCGCGATTATCAACTTCGCCGTTGTCACCAAAGGCGCCAGCCGTGTCGCCGAGGTCGCCGCGCGCTTCACGCTCGACGCGATGCCCGGCAAGCAGATGGCGATCGACGCTGACCTCAATGCCGGTATCGTCGGCGAAGAAGAGGCCCGCCGGCGCCGCCGCGAGCTCGCGCGCGAAGCCGATTTCTACGCCGCGATGGACGGTATCGGTAAATTCGTGCGCGGTGACGCCGTCGCCGCGATCCTGATCATGGCGATCAATCTGATCGCCGGCCTGTTTATCGGCGTGATCGAAAAAGGTCTCAGCGTCGGCGACGCCTTGCACACCTATACCATCCTGACCGTGGGCGACGGCCTCGCCGCGCAGATCCCCGCGCTGCTGACCTCGACCGCGGCCGGCGTAATCGTCTCGCGCACGGCGGGCGATCTCGACCTGCCCAACACGATCGGCAAGGATCTCTTCCAGAATACCGCCGCAATGTTCAGCGCGGGCGGCCTGCTCGCCCTGATCGGACTGATGCCGGGCCTGCCTCATATTCCCTTCCTCGCGATCGCCGGCGGGCTGATCGCCCTGGGCTTTCGCGCGCGTACGATGGCGACCGCAGCCGCGGCGGAGGGGGCGGTAGTCAAACCCAAGGCCGCCGATCAAGCCGTCAGCCCATGGCCCGATATTTTGCGGCTCGAACTCGGCTCCGCGCTGATTCCCTTCGTCAATGAGCCGTGGAAGCTCGCCGACAAGATTCAGGCGCTGCGCCCGAAAATCCGCGATGAGCTCGGAATCACTCTGCCCGCAGTGCGCATCGTCGATAACCTCGCGCTCGACCAGCACACCTATCGGATCTCGCTGCGCGGCGCCGAGGCCGCCCGCGGTTCGATTCGCGCGACCATGTCGCTGGCGATACCCGGACCGAAGGGCCCGAGCCCAGCCGTCAAGGGACTCGACACCACCGAGCCCGCCTTCGGTTTGCCCGCCCTCTGGGTGGCCGGCGAACAGATCACTAATGCACGCCTGGCGGGCTACGCCGTGGTCGACGCGCTCACCGCGATGGTCACGCATTTCGCCGAAATTGTTCGCGCCAACGCGGCCGAGATTCTCACCCGCAAGGATGTCGAGGGGATGCTCGAAGCGGCGCAGAAGGTCGTTCCGCGGATCGTCGAAGAACTCTCCGGCGTCAGTATCCATCTGGGCTCGGTCTACCGCGTGCTGCAACTGTTGCTGGCGCAGCGTATTCCGATCCGCGACCTGCCCGTAATCCTCGAAGCGCTCGCAGCCGAAGGCCCATCGAGCAAGGATCCCGCCGAGCTGGCCGAACGTATCCGCCCGCTGATCGGCCGCGCCATCTGCGAGAGCCTGCGGCGTCCGGACGGCGTCCTGCCGATTCTCGTGGTCGACCCCCTGCTCGAGGAGCCGTTCTTCGCCGCCGCCAGCGCAGATCAGAAAATGCTGACCGACCCGCAAGTGCTGCGCACGGCCACCGAGGCGGTGCACAAAGCCACCGGCGAGGCCGCGGCAAAGGCCGGCGAGATGCCGGCGGTGGTGGTCTCGCCGCAAATCCGCCGCATCTTCGAGCGCGTCGCGCGCCGCGCCTCCCGCCATATCGTCGTGCTGGGCGCGACCGATATCCCGGCCGGCGTCGAGCCGACGATCGTGGGGCGGATCGGATGA
- a CDS encoding flagellar hook-basal body complex protein — protein MNALYLAASGAASQLAGLGIAASNLANLATPGFRRLLNIVQSVGGNGSPFQYAASDATPPLDLTQGPINSTGNPLDVAVSGPAFITVQSPQGPAYTRNGQLQLAPDGTLLAAGLPIESAGGGGPIKLPAGQITIATDGSISVNGAPAAKIALADPAAVTLTPLGGGLYGAAGGAALPPATGTASQLYQGFLEASAGSAVGGMVSLMNVSRSYEAAMNSVKAIDENSNRAIQAFTLTA, from the coding sequence ATGAACGCGCTTTATCTCGCCGCCTCGGGCGCCGCCAGCCAACTCGCGGGCCTGGGGATCGCCGCCTCCAACCTCGCCAACCTGGCGACGCCGGGTTTCCGGCGCCTGCTCAATATTGTGCAGAGCGTCGGCGGCAACGGCTCGCCATTCCAGTATGCGGCCAGTGACGCGACGCCGCCGCTCGATCTGACGCAAGGCCCGATCAACTCGACCGGCAATCCCCTCGATGTCGCCGTCAGCGGCCCGGCCTTTATCACCGTCCAGTCCCCCCAAGGACCGGCCTATACCCGAAATGGCCAATTGCAGCTCGCACCGGACGGCACGCTGCTCGCCGCTGGCCTGCCGATCGAGAGCGCGGGCGGCGGCGGCCCGATCAAGCTCCCCGCCGGTCAGATCACGATCGCCACCGACGGTTCGATTAGCGTCAACGGCGCCCCGGCCGCAAAGATCGCTCTGGCCGACCCGGCCGCGGTCACTCTGACCCCGCTCGGTGGTGGTCTCTACGGCGCCGCCGGCGGCGCCGCGCTGCCCCCCGCCACCGGCACGGCCAGCCAGCTCTATCAAGGCTTCCTCGAAGCCTCGGCCGGCAGCGCGGTCGGCGGGATGGTCTCGCTGATGAACGTTTCGCGCAGCTACGAGGCCGCGATGAACTCGGTGAAGGCGATTGACGAGAACTCCAACCGCGCCATCCAGGCTTTCACTCTAACTGCTTGA
- a CDS encoding flagellar basal body L-ring protein FlgH, which produces MKRVRLRMLMLKLPLLLLLAATLNGCVALPFLPMIAHAVPRMLFPDLDPANQAPKAAQQAPPPPDTQIATAVAAPITAPGDTGVNIDQVDRVAFAPDAAGSIPMRVMADDLVADVKARSVGDVLTVNVTEAVASESKAGTTLSNQRAISAGLPNFFGVAENFAAKNPSFNLASLVNGTSTNSTTGAGDLTAADTFTATVSAVVTAVNPSGTLSIRGERSLQVNGEDDTIHLSGVVRPQDIDSSDAIASAQVADLNLSISGEGQSRDKQGDGLATRMFDRLWLF; this is translated from the coding sequence ATGAAACGGGTTCGCTTGCGGATGCTGATGCTGAAACTGCCGCTGCTACTACTGCTCGCCGCGACGCTTAACGGCTGCGTCGCCTTGCCCTTCCTGCCGATGATCGCCCACGCCGTGCCGCGGATGCTGTTTCCGGATCTGGATCCGGCCAACCAGGCGCCCAAGGCGGCGCAACAAGCGCCGCCGCCGCCGGATACGCAAATCGCTACTGCCGTTGCCGCGCCGATTACTGCGCCCGGCGATACCGGCGTCAATATCGATCAGGTCGATCGCGTCGCCTTCGCCCCTGACGCCGCCGGCAGTATCCCGATGCGCGTAATGGCCGACGATCTCGTCGCCGACGTCAAGGCGCGCTCGGTCGGCGACGTCCTCACGGTCAACGTCACGGAAGCCGTCGCCAGCGAAAGCAAGGCCGGCACTACGCTCTCGAATCAGCGCGCGATCAGCGCCGGCTTGCCCAACTTCTTCGGCGTTGCCGAGAATTTCGCCGCCAAGAATCCGTCCTTTAATCTCGCCAGTCTGGTCAACGGCACTTCCACCAACAGCACCACGGGCGCGGGCGACCTGACCGCAGCCGATACCTTCACCGCGACGGTCAGCGCGGTCGTGACCGCGGTGAATCCGAGCGGCACACTCTCGATTCGCGGCGAGCGCAGCCTTCAGGTCAACGGCGAGGACGACACGATTCACTTGAGCGGCGTCGTCCGTCCTCAGGATATCGACTCCTCCGACGCGATCGCCTCGGCGCAAGTCGCCGACCTCAACCTCAGTATTTCCGGCGAGGGCCAGTCGCGCGACAAGCAGGGTGACGGACTCGCCACCCGGATGTTCGACCGGTTGTGGCTCTTCTGA
- a CDS encoding flagellar biosynthetic protein FliR — MKLQVGPELTLAFGLLFARAAGVTLGLPAMLGVGLPIRLRVLLAALLAGALMSRASVTLPVAAGVLPIVLLVIRELGVGVMLSFAAALVFGAAIMAGDLIGAGMELNTGGLLRVTTQIPNVAADAFGTLAELLFFIGGFHRTLLIALARSVDVAPLGQLTLPPPSALIRLGGRLFVLALGLGLPLLIPLFVLALAQGAIARLAPQVNILVAAPAAIVLAGLFLLTLDAAGLTAGITRVWSSVMAEALGWLNG, encoded by the coding sequence ATGAAGCTGCAAGTCGGCCCCGAACTCACGCTCGCCTTCGGCCTGCTCTTTGCCCGCGCCGCTGGCGTTACGCTCGGCCTGCCCGCGATGCTCGGGGTGGGACTGCCAATCCGCTTGCGCGTGCTGCTCGCGGCCCTGCTCGCTGGCGCCCTGATGTCGCGCGCGAGCGTGACATTGCCCGTCGCGGCGGGCGTTCTGCCAATCGTGCTGCTGGTTATCCGCGAGCTCGGCGTCGGCGTCATGTTGTCCTTTGCCGCGGCGCTCGTCTTCGGTGCCGCCATCATGGCGGGAGATTTGATCGGCGCCGGGATGGAACTCAACACCGGCGGTCTGCTGCGCGTCACGACGCAGATACCCAACGTTGCGGCCGACGCCTTCGGCACCCTGGCCGAACTGTTGTTTTTCATCGGCGGCTTCCATCGGACGCTGCTTATTGCCCTGGCGCGCAGCGTTGATGTGGCGCCGCTCGGGCAGCTTACGCTGCCGCCGCCGTCGGCTTTGATCCGGCTGGGCGGCCGGCTTTTCGTTCTCGCGTTGGGTCTCGGGCTGCCGCTGCTGATTCCGCTCTTTGTGCTGGCGCTGGCGCAGGGCGCGATTGCGCGGCTGGCGCCCCAGGTCAATATTCTTGTCGCGGCGCCCGCCGCGATCGTCCTTGCAGGACTGTTTTTGCTGACCCTCGACGCGGCCGGACTGACCGCCGGAATCACGCGCGTCTGGTCCTCGGTAATGGCTGAGGCGCTCGGGTGGCTCAATGGCTGA